The Aurantiacibacter arachoides genome window below encodes:
- a CDS encoding MobA/MobL family protein encodes MKEQSHLPPPFSIAAELRALEAKVSAYIDTGTLDAIGVPLQPKTPAPSTKLGKTGAAKKGPSDAVLARRSLLGIFERQIADGLPRDADITGQVGGKPIVVRARVGELDWTDDEITIVHQKGNVLVQRTRLAVPIVRNIKAVSKTGVETIHFKVTWIVKQPGQSGKDGGLDPRSSTHAVYIERDGAIVIVVQPEMGTVDAAKPIENENQSAARSAAEADPYIDRAEVVPIAINGRKLLYTNISDDPHTRALFWRAVEKHERDPGVDRMTLDLGKCGLLMEKVAQAPDCPPTFVEEFYKIVGKPGPQTIETGGNDKVIEIMRSLGEDVVPEFPKKGEPKFKKEERLKQFGYSFTTPRHGRVQYRIEAALPSDLSIGQMEQVLAEMCAMLEKLDLPYVAVIHKPDHNNHDDNWHIHILFHDQPAKLFTGLETDHLPPHRADASEKEIAEHERLRKVLKDEAAKGLNEPRWDFEIEETFRDASRHVRTRKPFAQKKVRKVNHPSYITELRKAYAGFCNEQLRIAGSPRKVSHLSFDKLGIERAPAEKLYTAATRLERFGVPTKKGIKNERHEAQYCISQIRNRRDKALVDLETKTARWRSRSLFENASKSRARYDATIDTFENGKRAAIDKRFMAEFVELQLARCTSRARAVIDNCSRILDAIADWESKPEDEKEAKQKEMAREVRQKLAYMRRKAEAEAHLAATERHFSSEYQRVEVLRMEAKQEALETEALGWRIDDAQEIETAIDCVALVATAAVTKFPDTLEAVAALRSIENDTILPDHGEAMERWTSISELTRERGERDATQASLQEPATAVSEETPKPAVTTDIAVDNVGMVDAKNRLSPAVSEITSSVEKQARPMPADESASAPPLSPIPVTQPTASQAPLPPTINVDSAPSSRLITSVPAPSPGSANAPQTPREGEPDRDELSNKPVADIGAIIVKEATARRLSAVEAIDVDGKIATVRLAAAAAERIGVEQQFEITSMHAEKLKTALRYSEYEWASLAAYIAKAPENVTITSSAIVLASNAPDDMRIRAANHSKDPERLAAYREQHRQALRKKSERAIADTQDSPAIEVNVAAAPVPATTPTEVSQTASEANRRQEPMAAVSEARAEPSAPTPEPSKSASDPSPPATPDPRAVDNEKDRSSGSIVPDPIAEAIDDEPRIRSLGTRSTLASNPSTDPASQPTASAALHEKPASIATRDGELDAEAERVRIANTRLGSRGNYVERKRGLHPLIDAWIEAEIARDDAALLRALAALRADREAMAIAERFVPYHLKQFHWLDAVRNGKIPEGQQPGITARSADLTRSRGRDITDT; translated from the coding sequence ATGAAAGAGCAATCTCATCTCCCGCCTCCCTTCTCGATCGCCGCTGAACTCCGTGCCCTGGAGGCCAAGGTCAGCGCCTACATCGACACCGGCACGCTCGATGCGATCGGTGTCCCCCTGCAGCCAAAGACGCCCGCGCCATCGACGAAGCTAGGCAAGACAGGCGCGGCGAAGAAGGGACCGTCTGACGCGGTCCTCGCCCGGCGATCCCTGCTCGGTATCTTCGAGAGACAGATCGCCGATGGCTTGCCCCGCGACGCGGACATCACGGGACAAGTTGGGGGCAAACCCATCGTCGTTCGCGCACGAGTTGGTGAGCTCGACTGGACCGACGACGAGATCACGATCGTGCATCAGAAAGGCAACGTTCTGGTGCAGCGTACGCGGCTCGCTGTACCGATCGTTCGCAACATCAAGGCAGTGTCGAAAACCGGTGTCGAGACGATCCATTTCAAGGTCACCTGGATCGTCAAACAGCCGGGCCAATCCGGCAAGGACGGTGGCCTGGATCCGCGTTCCAGTACTCACGCGGTCTACATCGAACGCGACGGAGCTATCGTGATCGTCGTCCAGCCAGAAATGGGCACGGTCGATGCAGCCAAACCGATCGAAAACGAGAACCAAAGCGCCGCCCGATCGGCTGCCGAAGCCGACCCCTACATCGATCGAGCAGAGGTGGTTCCCATTGCGATAAACGGACGCAAGCTTCTCTACACAAACATCTCCGACGATCCTCACACACGCGCACTGTTCTGGCGCGCGGTGGAGAAGCACGAACGCGACCCCGGTGTCGACAGGATGACTCTCGACTTGGGCAAGTGCGGCTTGCTCATGGAGAAGGTCGCGCAGGCGCCGGACTGCCCACCGACATTCGTCGAAGAATTCTACAAGATTGTCGGCAAGCCGGGTCCGCAGACGATCGAGACCGGCGGCAACGACAAGGTCATCGAGATCATGCGTTCGCTCGGCGAGGATGTGGTCCCGGAGTTTCCGAAAAAGGGTGAGCCCAAATTCAAAAAAGAGGAGCGCCTGAAGCAATTCGGCTATTCATTCACGACGCCGCGGCACGGCCGTGTGCAGTACCGGATCGAAGCCGCGCTGCCGTCCGATCTATCCATCGGCCAGATGGAGCAGGTGCTCGCCGAAATGTGCGCCATGCTGGAGAAGTTGGACCTTCCATACGTGGCCGTCATCCATAAGCCCGATCACAACAATCACGACGACAACTGGCACATCCACATCCTCTTTCACGATCAGCCCGCCAAGCTGTTCACGGGGCTGGAAACCGACCATCTCCCGCCTCACCGCGCCGATGCCAGCGAGAAGGAAATCGCGGAGCACGAACGGCTGCGAAAAGTCCTAAAGGATGAGGCCGCCAAGGGACTCAACGAGCCGCGCTGGGACTTCGAGATCGAGGAGACTTTTCGCGATGCGAGCCGACACGTGCGGACGCGCAAGCCCTTCGCCCAGAAGAAGGTGCGCAAGGTCAATCATCCTAGCTACATCACAGAGCTGAGGAAAGCTTACGCCGGTTTCTGCAACGAGCAGCTCCGTATTGCCGGAAGCCCGCGTAAGGTAAGCCACCTGAGCTTCGACAAGCTGGGCATCGAACGCGCGCCGGCCGAGAAACTCTATACCGCGGCAACGCGCCTCGAACGCTTCGGCGTTCCTACGAAGAAGGGCATCAAAAACGAGCGCCACGAGGCGCAGTATTGCATCTCACAGATCCGCAACCGGCGTGACAAGGCGCTGGTCGATCTCGAGACAAAGACTGCCCGATGGCGATCACGATCCCTGTTCGAGAACGCGTCTAAATCGCGCGCGAGATACGATGCCACCATTGATACCTTCGAGAACGGCAAGCGTGCCGCCATCGACAAGCGGTTCATGGCCGAGTTCGTTGAGCTCCAGCTTGCGCGCTGTACCTCGCGAGCGCGTGCGGTCATCGACAACTGCAGTCGCATTCTCGATGCCATCGCCGACTGGGAATCCAAACCGGAAGACGAGAAGGAAGCCAAACAGAAAGAGATGGCGCGGGAGGTACGTCAAAAGCTCGCATACATGAGACGCAAGGCAGAAGCCGAGGCGCATCTCGCGGCCACCGAGAGGCACTTCTCCAGTGAGTACCAGCGCGTCGAAGTTCTGCGCATGGAAGCGAAGCAGGAGGCGCTGGAAACCGAGGCGCTCGGGTGGCGTATCGACGATGCACAAGAGATCGAGACGGCGATCGATTGCGTGGCCTTGGTGGCGACCGCCGCCGTAACGAAATTTCCCGATACCTTGGAGGCTGTCGCCGCGCTCCGCAGCATCGAGAACGATACCATTCTTCCCGACCACGGCGAAGCGATGGAGCGCTGGACAAGCATCTCGGAACTGACGCGAGAGCGGGGCGAACGCGATGCTACGCAAGCGTCACTGCAGGAGCCGGCCACGGCGGTGTCGGAGGAGACACCAAAGCCCGCCGTGACGACAGATATCGCGGTCGATAATGTCGGCATGGTCGACGCCAAGAACCGCCTTTCCCCCGCAGTTTCGGAAATCACCTCAAGCGTTGAAAAACAAGCGCGCCCGATGCCCGCAGACGAGAGCGCGAGTGCACCACCGCTGTCTCCGATTCCGGTGACACAACCGACTGCATCGCAGGCCCCACTGCCGCCCACCATAAACGTCGATTCGGCGCCCAGCTCACGCCTCATAACATCGGTGCCGGCGCCGTCTCCCGGATCTGCTAACGCGCCACAGACGCCGCGCGAAGGTGAGCCCGATCGGGATGAATTGTCGAATAAGCCTGTGGCCGACATCGGCGCGATTATCGTCAAGGAAGCGACCGCGCGTCGCCTATCCGCCGTCGAAGCGATCGATGTCGATGGTAAGATCGCCACGGTCCGGCTGGCGGCGGCGGCGGCTGAGCGCATCGGTGTCGAACAACAGTTCGAAATCACCTCGATGCATGCCGAGAAGCTCAAGACGGCGCTACGCTACTCGGAATATGAATGGGCAAGTCTGGCTGCCTACATCGCAAAGGCGCCAGAGAACGTCACCATCACCAGCAGCGCTATCGTGCTCGCATCTAACGCGCCTGACGATATGCGCATCCGCGCAGCCAACCATTCCAAAGATCCTGAACGTCTCGCGGCCTACCGCGAGCAGCACCGGCAAGCTTTACGAAAGAAATCCGAACGAGCGATCGCTGACACGCAGGACAGCCCCGCCATCGAGGTCAACGTGGCCGCGGCACCCGTGCCTGCCACAACTCCTACCGAAGTGTCGCAGACGGCCTCGGAAGCTAATCGACGCCAGGAACCAATGGCTGCCGTCAGTGAGGCACGGGCTGAGCCGTCCGCGCCCACGCCAGAGCCATCGAAGAGTGCAAGCGACCCATCGCCGCCAGCGACACCTGACCCGCGCGCCGTGGACAACGAAAAGGACCGCAGCAGTGGTTCTATCGTCCCAGACCCAATCGCCGAAGCCATCGACGACGAGCCGCGGATTCGTTCGCTCGGAACGCGGTCCACGCTCGCTAGCAATCCTTCGACCGATCCGGCGTCACAACCAACAGCCTCAGCAGCTTTGCATGAAAAGCCTGCATCTATTGCGACACGCGATGGTGAGCTCGATGCGGAGGCCGAGCGGGTGCGCATTGCGAACACCCGCCTCGGAAGTCGTGGAAATTACGTCGAGCGAAAGCGGGGTCTGCACCCCCTCATCGACGCATGGATAGAGGCTGAAATTGCACGTGACGATGCAGCGTTGTTGCGAGCCCTTGCGGCGCTGCGAGCGGACCGCGAAGCCATGGCGATCGCCGAGCGGTTCGTGCCCTATCATTTGAAGCAGTTCCATTGGCTGGACGCTGTCCGGAATGGCAAGATACCGGAAGGGCAACAGCCCGGCATCACGGCCCGCAGCGCCGATCTCACGCGTAGCCGGGGCCGAGATATCACGGACACCTAG
- a CDS encoding IS3 family transposase (programmed frameshift), whose amino-acid sequence MKRSRFSEEQIIAVLTEQEAGMPTAEVCRRHGISSATFYKWKSKFGGLEVSDARRLRTLEQENSRLKKLLAEAMLDNVVLKDLAFKKMVTPGAKREAVAHAREQHGLSERRACSLVGVSRRVIRYEPTRPDDGALRQRLRELATERRRFGYRRLGYLLAREGMKPNHKKLLRIYREEGLRVRRRGGRKRALGTRRPMVLPDSPNQRWSLDFVSDSLICGRRFRILCVVDDFSRECLALVADTSLSGARVARELTSLIGMRGKPHTVVSDNGTELTSSAILRWSQERRVEWHYIAPGKPMQNGFVESFNGRLRDECLNETLFTSLAHARFVLAAWQQDYNTVRPHSKLGGKTPAEIAGQRVWGHAPRHVAIPSNINHEGARLYL is encoded by the exons ATGAAGCGAAGCAGGTTCAGCGAAGAGCAGATCATCGCGGTTTTGACGGAACAGGAGGCTGGGATGCCGACGGCGGAGGTGTGCCGCCGTCACGGGATCAGCTCAGCCACGTTTTACAAATGGAAGTCGAAGTTCGGCGGGCTGGAGGTCTCCGATGCGCGTCGCTTGCGCACGCTCGAGCAGGAGAACAGCCGGCTGAAGAAGCTGCTGGCCGAGGCGATGCTCGACAACGTGGTGCTGAAGGATCTGGCAT TCAAAAAAATGGTAACGCCCGGCGCGAAGCGGGAAGCCGTCGCCCATGCCCGTGAACAGCACGGGCTGAGCGAGCGTCGGGCGTGCAGTCTGGTCGGCGTGAGCCGCAGGGTGATCCGTTACGAGCCGACGAGGCCGGATGACGGGGCGCTGCGGCAACGGTTGCGCGAGCTGGCGACGGAACGTCGCCGGTTCGGCTATCGCCGCTTGGGCTACCTGCTGGCGCGGGAAGGCATGAAGCCCAACCACAAGAAGCTGCTGCGCATCTATCGCGAAGAAGGGTTGCGGGTGCGCCGCCGCGGCGGTCGCAAACGGGCACTGGGCACGCGCAGGCCAATGGTGCTGCCAGATAGTCCGAACCAGCGGTGGAGCCTCGACTTCGTCTCTGACAGCCTGATCTGCGGCCGACGCTTCCGCATCTTGTGCGTGGTCGATGACTTCTCGCGGGAGTGCCTGGCGCTGGTGGCTGATACGTCGCTGTCAGGCGCGCGGGTCGCCCGGGAACTGACCAGCCTGATCGGGATGCGCGGCAAGCCGCACACGGTGGTCAGCGACAATGGCACCGAACTGACCTCGTCGGCCATCCTGCGCTGGTCGCAGGAGCGCCGGGTCGAGTGGCACTACATCGCGCCGGGCAAGCCGATGCAGAATGGCTTCGTGGAGAGCTTCAACGGGCGGCTCAGGGACGAATGCCTCAACGAGACCCTGTTCACCTCGCTGGCCCATGCCCGGTTCGTCCTCGCTGCCTGGCAGCAGGATTACAATACAGTCAGACCACACTCCAAACTGGGCGGGAAAACCCCCGCCGAGATCGCCGGCCAACGTGTCTGGGGGCATGCCCCCAGACACGTTGCCATCCCATCAAACATCAATCATGAAGGAGCGAGACTCTACCTCTGA
- a CDS encoding tryptophan halogenase family protein: protein MNAPDRGPSADGSIAERERLDLVFTRIAGDLFLDCSGLRGLLIEEALETGGEDWSHWLPMDSALAVPTINTVAPAPFTRSTAHAAGWQWRIPLQHRTGNGHVFCSAHIDADQAERTLRENVEGDLLADPRLLRFTTGIRRQTWNHNVVSLGLASGFIEPLESTSIHLIRHGVLRLIGLFPDRKINPTEREEYNRNLRSIFEFVRDFVILHYKANQREDSAFWRQVAAMSVPETRQHRMDLWQAHGRVFPKDADMFNIPGWVAVMLGQNVTPDSYDPVADALVEKQHTAALADMRARYAETAARLPSHETYLQKVGAWA from the coding sequence ATTAACGCACCGGATAGAGGGCCGAGTGCTGACGGTTCGATAGCGGAGCGAGAGCGACTCGATCTAGTTTTCACACGCATCGCCGGTGACCTGTTCCTCGACTGTTCGGGCCTTCGCGGCCTACTGATCGAGGAGGCGCTGGAGACAGGTGGGGAGGACTGGAGCCACTGGCTTCCAATGGACAGCGCACTGGCAGTGCCCACCATCAATACCGTGGCTCCAGCACCTTTCACCCGCTCGACCGCGCATGCCGCAGGTTGGCAATGGCGCATTCCCCTGCAGCATCGGACCGGCAACGGCCACGTCTTCTGCAGCGCGCATATTGACGCCGACCAAGCGGAGCGGACGCTACGCGAAAACGTCGAGGGCGACCTGCTCGCCGACCCTCGCCTGCTCCGCTTCACGACCGGTATACGCAGGCAAACGTGGAACCACAACGTGGTGTCGCTAGGCTTGGCGTCAGGCTTCATCGAGCCCCTCGAATCCACCAGCATCCACCTCATCCGGCACGGCGTGCTGCGACTGATCGGCCTGTTCCCGGACCGCAAGATCAACCCCACAGAGCGCGAGGAGTACAACCGCAACCTGCGCAGCATCTTCGAGTTCGTACGCGATTTCGTGATCCTCCATTACAAGGCCAACCAGCGCGAGGACTCGGCCTTTTGGCGGCAGGTGGCAGCAATGTCTGTTCCCGAAACGCGTCAGCACCGGATGGACCTGTGGCAGGCGCACGGGAGAGTGTTCCCCAAGGATGCTGACATGTTCAACATCCCGGGCTGGGTTGCGGTCATGCTAGGCCAGAACGTCACGCCCGATAGCTACGATCCGGTTGCCGACGCGCTGGTTGAGAAGCAGCACACCGCCGCGCTTGCGGACATGCGCGCTCGCTACGCGGAGACCGCCGCACGTCTACCGTCGCACGAGACATATCTGCAGAAGGTGGGTGCCTGGGCGTGA
- a CDS encoding MFS transporter translates to MGRQPTFMTGIALLLPITLTTMAIVLLAPVMPLLMAEFAGVSNHEYWVPMVLTLPALCVAFLCPVAGILGDYFGKRKLLLASFLIYAVVGVAPVFLTELTHILVSRVGVGVAEALIYVLSTTMIADFFHGEARDKWLAAQPAFASMSALVFFNLGGVLGEFGWRTPFWVYGSALVMFVLVWLFTWEPEKVRGDHAIGEVPHVGPPGTAEGSRSLSWEGFPWARMGLIVLITVYGSVFFYTVQIQSSSGLAQLGMTSPAAAGFWTSVASVGVPLGTVIYGLYGSRNGVARLLLIEFALLAVGFFTMGTAAGTTQFLVGCFVNQLGAGLLLPTLLVWGMSILPFEVRSRGAGFWQSAFALGQWLSPLVVTFFALRLGGLLSSFQALSYFAAAGVLVALIARRFRARPAHG, encoded by the coding sequence ATGGGTCGTCAACCGACTTTCATGACCGGTATCGCGTTGCTGCTGCCGATCACGCTGACCACGATGGCAATCGTCTTGCTGGCGCCGGTCATGCCGCTGCTCATGGCCGAATTCGCCGGCGTGTCCAACCACGAGTACTGGGTGCCGATGGTGCTGACGCTGCCGGCCCTGTGCGTGGCGTTCCTGTGCCCTGTGGCGGGAATCCTCGGCGACTATTTCGGCAAGCGCAAGCTGCTGCTGGCGAGCTTCCTGATCTACGCCGTGGTGGGCGTGGCGCCAGTGTTCCTGACCGAACTCACCCACATTCTCGTCAGCCGCGTGGGCGTGGGCGTGGCGGAGGCGCTGATCTACGTGCTCTCGACCACGATGATCGCCGACTTTTTCCACGGCGAGGCACGCGACAAGTGGCTCGCCGCGCAACCTGCCTTCGCCTCGATGTCAGCGCTGGTGTTCTTCAACCTCGGCGGCGTACTGGGCGAGTTCGGCTGGCGCACGCCGTTCTGGGTCTATGGCAGCGCGCTGGTCATGTTCGTGCTCGTCTGGCTGTTCACCTGGGAGCCGGAAAAGGTGCGCGGCGACCACGCGATTGGCGAAGTTCCGCACGTCGGCCCGCCGGGCACCGCCGAGGGGTCGCGCAGCCTTAGCTGGGAGGGCTTCCCGTGGGCGCGCATGGGGCTGATCGTGCTCATCACCGTCTACGGATCGGTGTTCTTCTACACCGTGCAGATTCAGTCCTCCTCGGGCCTGGCGCAGCTGGGCATGACGAGCCCCGCGGCGGCGGGCTTCTGGACCTCGGTCGCCAGCGTCGGTGTGCCGCTCGGCACGGTGATCTACGGCCTCTACGGTTCGCGCAACGGGGTGGCGCGGCTGCTGCTGATCGAGTTCGCGCTGCTTGCCGTGGGGTTCTTCACTATGGGCACCGCTGCCGGCACCACGCAGTTCCTTGTCGGCTGCTTTGTCAACCAGCTGGGGGCAGGCCTGCTGCTGCCCACGCTGCTGGTCTGGGGAATGAGCATCCTGCCGTTCGAGGTCCGCAGCCGGGGCGCGGGGTTCTGGCAGTCGGCCTTTGCGCTCGGCCAGTGGCTCAGCCCGCTGGTGGTCACCTTCTTCGCGCTGCGGCTGGGCGGGCTGCTGTCGAGCTTCCAGGCGCTGAGCTACTTCGCCGCGGCGGGTGTGCTGGTGGCACTCATTGCCAGGCGGTTCCGGGCAAGGCCGGCGCATGGCTGA
- a CDS encoding SDR family NAD(P)-dependent oxidoreductase, translating to MADRLRGRIAVVTGAANGIGKGCAAMFAAEGATVVGLDREGGDLTDEVDVARLFAAIGAEHGRIDVLVNAAAFAHFGWIEDMTFGQWRETLAGELDIVFLAIRAAWPWLKASGSASVVNFASANARHALEGSAALAHCAGKGGVLAMTRQLAMEGAAHGIRANTISPGFILTEATRRHMDVEPALREKVLAKNMIQRLGEPEDVAWCATWLASEEARYVTGADIAIDAGATAW from the coding sequence ATGGCTGATCGCCTGCGAGGCAGGATCGCCGTCGTCACCGGTGCGGCGAACGGTATTGGCAAGGGCTGCGCGGCGATGTTCGCGGCCGAGGGCGCGACAGTCGTCGGGCTGGACCGCGAGGGCGGCGACCTGACCGACGAGGTTGATGTCGCCCGCCTGTTCGCCGCCATCGGAGCTGAGCACGGGCGCATCGACGTGCTCGTCAATGCCGCTGCCTTCGCCCACTTCGGCTGGATCGAGGATATGACCTTCGGCCAGTGGCGCGAGACACTGGCGGGCGAACTCGACATCGTCTTCCTTGCCATCCGCGCCGCCTGGCCGTGGCTCAAGGCGAGCGGATCGGCGAGCGTGGTCAACTTCGCCAGCGCCAATGCCCGCCACGCGCTCGAGGGCTCTGCCGCGCTCGCGCACTGTGCCGGCAAGGGCGGAGTGCTGGCGATGACGCGGCAACTGGCGATGGAGGGCGCCGCGCACGGCATCCGCGCCAACACCATCAGCCCCGGTTTCATCCTGACCGAGGCGACCCGGCGGCACATGGATGTCGAGCCGGCCTTGCGCGAAAAGGTGCTGGCGAAGAACATGATCCAGCGTCTGGGAGAGCCCGAGGACGTGGCCTGGTGCGCGACCTGGCTCGCCAGCGAGGAAGCGCGCTATGTGACTGGGGCCGACATCGCCATCGATGCGGGCGCGACGGCCTGGTGA
- a CDS encoding DeoR/GlpR family DNA-binding transcription regulator, which translates to MHATEREEAILVALGRTGFVSYRDLEASLDASPATIRRDLARMEDAGQLSRVHGGARAAATDAREKASPLALLGTPFEKSIGLNLAAKRAIGKAAAALCEPGEGLIIDGGSTTYQMCPHLAGLGLQVLSNSLHIVNALLPQEGTTLLVPSGTIFREQNIILAPGGEDAMPRFHAGKLFMGAAAVGRQGVMQADVVLTASQRRFIECADEVVLLVDSCKFESSSGSIVCSLGEIDTVITDAGASEASLAMLREAGVRVILAS; encoded by the coding sequence ATGCACGCGACCGAGCGGGAGGAGGCGATACTGGTGGCGCTGGGGCGCACCGGTTTCGTTTCGTACCGCGACCTGGAGGCGAGCCTCGATGCCTCGCCGGCCACGATCCGCCGCGACCTGGCGCGCATGGAGGACGCAGGGCAGCTGTCGCGGGTTCACGGCGGGGCACGCGCTGCCGCGACAGATGCGCGGGAAAAGGCCTCGCCGCTCGCGCTGCTCGGCACGCCGTTCGAGAAATCAATCGGGCTCAACCTCGCCGCCAAGCGCGCCATCGGCAAGGCGGCGGCCGCGCTGTGCGAACCGGGCGAGGGCCTGATCATCGACGGCGGATCGACGACCTACCAGATGTGTCCGCACCTCGCCGGGCTGGGCCTGCAGGTGCTCAGCAATTCGCTCCACATCGTCAACGCCTTGCTGCCGCAGGAGGGGACGACGCTGCTGGTGCCGTCGGGCACGATCTTTCGCGAACAGAACATCATCCTCGCGCCCGGCGGGGAAGATGCCATGCCGCGGTTCCACGCCGGGAAGCTTTTTATGGGCGCGGCCGCGGTCGGACGGCAGGGGGTGATGCAGGCCGACGTCGTGCTCACCGCGTCGCAGCGCCGCTTCATCGAATGTGCCGACGAGGTCGTCCTGCTTGTCGATAGCTGCAAGTTCGAAAGCTCGTCGGGCTCGATCGTCTGCTCTCTCGGTGAAATCGACACGGTGATAACCGATGCCGGGGCGAGCGAGGCCAGCCTGGCGATGTTGCGGGAAGCCGGCGTGCGCGTGATCTTGGCGAGCTAG
- a CDS encoding MFS transporter, whose translation MSQVEIVDNPHIEQDNWKATILAGLANYIDSGSIVSGAAALALWQSLYGLSDNLLGLIAAFGPNAIGAGVGAMIGGWLCDKLGRKRIYQYDMLVYAIGMTVLVFAVAPWMIVLGFVIVGLAVGADIPASWSLIAEEAPDERRGKHSGVAQILWNLGPVVVLLMSLFLTDLMGLGELGARLVFAHLVVVALGLTFLRRKMRESRRWEETQEAGFTPPPLSALFKGRYAVSIAGLVGIYGFWNLWAGTNGLFFPYLMETLGVATHSQSIALQCLNFFLGMVANYVIFMKFVDRVSHKAMFMVSAVMQVIGMSLLALFPLTVPVVIAHVFLLGFFQGFGAQSFFQLWSAEMFPTALRSTAQGLCFAIVRITLGVFSFFVPMLASADFTVLAWILTGFLAISALIGWLWAPNNAGKSLEDIQCEQQAAA comes from the coding sequence ATGAGCCAGGTAGAGATCGTGGACAATCCGCATATCGAGCAGGACAACTGGAAGGCCACCATCCTCGCCGGCCTTGCCAATTACATCGACAGCGGATCGATCGTCTCGGGCGCGGCGGCGCTGGCGCTGTGGCAGTCGCTCTACGGCCTTTCCGACAATCTGCTCGGCCTCATCGCCGCCTTCGGCCCCAATGCCATCGGCGCTGGCGTGGGCGCTATGATCGGCGGCTGGCTGTGCGACAAGCTGGGCCGCAAGCGCATCTACCAGTACGACATGCTGGTCTACGCGATCGGAATGACGGTGCTGGTCTTTGCCGTGGCACCCTGGATGATCGTGCTCGGCTTCGTGATCGTCGGGCTCGCCGTGGGCGCGGACATTCCTGCCAGCTGGTCGCTCATCGCCGAGGAGGCCCCCGACGAGCGCCGCGGCAAGCACTCGGGCGTCGCGCAGATCCTGTGGAACCTCGGCCCCGTCGTGGTGCTGCTGATGAGCCTGTTCCTGACCGACCTCATGGGACTTGGCGAACTTGGCGCGCGGCTGGTGTTCGCGCACCTGGTCGTCGTGGCGCTCGGCCTTACCTTCCTGCGCCGCAAGATGCGCGAGAGCCGAAGGTGGGAGGAAACGCAGGAAGCAGGTTTCACCCCGCCCCCGCTTTCCGCCCTGTTCAAGGGGCGCTATGCCGTCTCCATCGCCGGACTGGTGGGCATCTACGGGTTCTGGAACCTGTGGGCGGGCACAAACGGGCTGTTCTTCCCCTACCTGATGGAAACGCTGGGTGTCGCCACCCACTCGCAGAGCATCGCGCTGCAATGCCTCAATTTCTTCCTCGGCATGGTGGCCAACTACGTGATTTTCATGAAGTTCGTCGACCGGGTGAGCCACAAGGCGATGTTCATGGTTTCGGCGGTGATGCAGGTCATCGGGATGAGCCTGCTGGCGCTGTTCCCGCTCACGGTGCCGGTGGTGATCGCGCACGTTTTCCTGCTTGGCTTCTTCCAGGGCTTCGGCGCGCAGAGTTTCTTCCAGCTGTGGAGCGCCGAGATGTTCCCCACCGCGCTGCGCAGCACCGCGCAGGGGCTGTGCTTCGCCATCGTGCGCATCACGCTCGGCGTGTTCAGCTTCTTCGTTCCCATGCTGGCGAGCGCCGATTTTACCGTGCTCGCGTGGATCCTCACCGGCTTTCTCGCCATCAGCGCCTTGATCGGCTGGCTGTGGGCTCCCAATAACGCGGGCAAGTCGCTGGAGGACATCCAGTGCGAGCAGCAGGCGGCAGCATAG